A part of Eschrichtius robustus isolate mEscRob2 chromosome 20, mEscRob2.pri, whole genome shotgun sequence genomic DNA contains:
- the PVALEF gene encoding parvalbumin-like EF-hand-containing protein isoform X2: MDEDFSSQMKKMALAMGTSLSDKDIDLLPTDMTHHGSFNYIKFFEYMQKFQASGQQESVIRKAFQTLDKDKSGFIKWNEINSGPTTPLTDEEAEAVIQAADTDGDGRIDFEEFSELIKKEKMAKK, translated from the exons ATGGACGAGGACTTCTCCTCCCAGATGAAGAAGATGGCCTTGGCCATGGGCACATCCCTGTCGGACAAGGACATAGACCTGCTGCCCACTGACATGACGCACCATG GCTCCTTCAACTACATCAAGTTCTTCGAGTACATGCAGAAGTTCCAGGCCTCGGGGCAGCAGGAGAGTGTCATCCGCAAGGCCTTCCAGACCCTGGACAAGGACAAGAGCGGCTTCATCAAGTGGAATGAGATCAA CAGCGGGCCCACCACCCCACTGACGGACGAGGAGGCTGAGGCCGTGATCCAAGCAGCCGACACGGATGGGGACGGGAGGATTGACTTCGAAG AATTTTCTGAATTGatcaaaaaggagaaaatggcAAAGAAGTAG
- the PVALEF gene encoding parvalbumin-like EF-hand-containing protein isoform X1 — protein MDEDFSSQMKKMALAMGTSLSDKDIDLLPTDMTHHGSFNYIKFFEYMQKFQASGQQESVIRKAFQTLDKDKSGFIKWNEIKYILRIFPSSGPTTPLTDEEAEAVIQAADTDGDGRIDFEEFSELIKKEKMAKK, from the exons ATGGACGAGGACTTCTCCTCCCAGATGAAGAAGATGGCCTTGGCCATGGGCACATCCCTGTCGGACAAGGACATAGACCTGCTGCCCACTGACATGACGCACCATG GCTCCTTCAACTACATCAAGTTCTTCGAGTACATGCAGAAGTTCCAGGCCTCGGGGCAGCAGGAGAGTGTCATCCGCAAGGCCTTCCAGACCCTGGACAAGGACAAGAGCGGCTTCATCAAGTGGAATGAGATCAA GTACATCCTGCGCATCTTCCCCAGCAGCGGGCCCACCACCCCACTGACGGACGAGGAGGCTGAGGCCGTGATCCAAGCAGCCGACACGGATGGGGACGGGAGGATTGACTTCGAAG AATTTTCTGAATTGatcaaaaaggagaaaatggcAAAGAAGTAG
- the PVALEF gene encoding parvalbumin-like EF-hand-containing protein isoform X3, with the protein MDEDFSSQMKKMALAMGTSLSDKDIDLLPTDMTHHGSFNYIKFFEYMQKFQASGQQESVIRKAFQTLDKDKSGFIKWNEINGPTTPLTDEEAEAVIQAADTDGDGRIDFEEFSELIKKEKMAKK; encoded by the exons ATGGACGAGGACTTCTCCTCCCAGATGAAGAAGATGGCCTTGGCCATGGGCACATCCCTGTCGGACAAGGACATAGACCTGCTGCCCACTGACATGACGCACCATG GCTCCTTCAACTACATCAAGTTCTTCGAGTACATGCAGAAGTTCCAGGCCTCGGGGCAGCAGGAGAGTGTCATCCGCAAGGCCTTCCAGACCCTGGACAAGGACAAGAGCGGCTTCATCAAGTGGAATGAGATCAA CGGGCCCACCACCCCACTGACGGACGAGGAGGCTGAGGCCGTGATCCAAGCAGCCGACACGGATGGGGACGGGAGGATTGACTTCGAAG AATTTTCTGAATTGatcaaaaaggagaaaatggcAAAGAAGTAG